One window of the Benincasa hispida cultivar B227 chromosome 3, ASM972705v1, whole genome shotgun sequence genome contains the following:
- the LOC120073159 gene encoding digalactosyldiacylglycerol synthase 1, chloroplastic — protein sequence MVTDASSSSNAFSFISKGWRDVRDSADADLQLIKDRANSFKNLATSFDREIENFFNSASSFSVPAIGSGSSPPAEIEFVKKLQPKISEIRRVYSSPDFSKTVLEKWRPRTRIRIDLSAIKNAIVSEVEDGDRFIDGDGARKWNRVRFREFWGESRGENESEDVHVNRDWEPIQALKTRLREFEKRSSSAEMFEGFKNGDFVEKVKSSLRSICKDPEDSKEVPPLDVPELLASLVRQSGSFLDQIGIRRDVCDKIVENLCNKRKNQFLWGSSTGETSVIGNENVNDELDSRIASVLESTGHCYDGGFWTDHTKHVPSDGKRHVAIVTTASLPWMTGTAVNPLFRAAYLAQSAKQSVTLLVPWLSMSDQELVYPNHLTFSSPEEQETYIRKWLEERIGFKPDFKISFYPGKFSKERRSIIPAGDTSQFVPSKDADIAILEEPEHLNWYHHGKRWTDKFNHVVGVVHTNYLEYIKREKNGALQAFLVKHINNWVIRAYCHKVLRLSAATQDLPKSVICNVHGVNPKFLKIGEKVDEDRKLGNIAFSKGAYFLGKMVWAKGYRELIDLLAKHKHDLDGFNLDVYGNGEDAHEVQSAAKKLELNVNFLRGRDHADDSLHGYKVFINPSVSDVLCTATAEALAMGKFVVCADHPSNDFFRSFPNCLTYKSSEDFVAKVKEALENEPRPLTPEERYNLSWEAATQRFLEYSDLNKVLNSDKELESNNTDGKVIRKSISTPSLTEVVDGGLAFAHYCLTGNELLRLCTGAIPGTRDYDRQHCKDLHLLPPQVENPIYTW from the exons ATGGTAACTGacgcttcttcttcttccaatgcCTTTTCCTTTATTTCCAAAGGATGGAGGGACGTTCGTGATTCAGCGGACGCGGATCTTCAGTTGATTAAAGACAGAGCCAACTCTTTCAAGAATTTAGCGACGTCTTTCGACAGGGAAATTGAGAATTTCTTTAATTCGGCTTCCAGTTTCTCTGTTCCTGCAATTGGGTCGGGGTCATCTCCACCTGCTGAGATTGAGTTTGTGAAGAAATTGCAGCCGAAGATATCGGAAATTCGTCGGGTGTACTCCTCGCCGGACTTTAGTAAAACTGTGTTGGAGAAATGGAGGCCCAGGACGAGGATTCGGATCGATTTGTCTGCAATTAAGAACGCAATTGTTTCTGAGGTGGAAGATGGGGATAGGTTTATTGATGGTGATGGGGCGAGGAAATGGAATAGAGTGAGATTTAGGGAGTTTTGGGGAGAATCGAGAGGAGAGAATGAGAGCGAGGACGTGCATGTTAACAGGGATTGGGAGCCAATTCAAGCGTTGAAAACGAGATTGAGGGAGTTCGAGAAGCGGAGTTCATCCGCCGAGATGTTTGAGGGATTTAAGAATGGGGACTTCGTGGAGAAAGTGAAGTCGAGCTTG AGATCAATTTGCAAGGACCCTGAAGACTCTAAG GAGGTGCCGCCACTGGATGTACCAGAGCTTTTAGCATCTTTAGTTAGGCAATCTGGATCTTTCCTTGATCAAATTGGCATTAGAAGAG ATGTTTGTGATAAGATAGTGGAGAACTTGTGTAACAAACGTAAGAATCAATTTCTATGGGGCTCCTCTACAGGAGAGACATCTGTTATAGGAAATGAAAATGTAAATGATGAACTGGATTCAAGGATAGCCAGTGTCCTCGAAAGTACCGGTCATTGCTATGATGGTGGATTTTGGACTGATCACACAAAGCACGTACCATCAGATGGGAAAAGGCATGTTGCAATTGTCACGACAGCTAGCCTTCCATGGATGACTGGAACAGCTGTAAATCCCTTGTTTAGGGCTGCATATTTAGCACAATCTGCAAAACAGAGTGTAACATTATTAGTTCCTTGGCTTTCCATGTCAGATCAGGAGTTAGTTTATCCTAACCATCTCACCTTTAGTTCTCCAGAAGAGCAAGAGACTTACATTCGTAAATGGCTTGAGGAAAGAATTGGCTTTAAGCCTGACTTTAAAATTTCATTCTATCCAGGAAAG TTCTCTAAAGAAAGGCGGAGTATCATACCTGCTGGAGATACTTCTCAGTTTGTTCCTTCCAAGGATGCCGACATAGCGATCTTGGAAGAACCAGAACACCTTAATTGGTACCATCATGGCAAGCGTTGGACCGATAAATTTAACCATGTTGTTGGTGTGGTCCATACAAATTACCTGGAATACATCAAGCGGGAGAAAAATGGTGCTCTGCAAGCATTCCTTGTGAAACACATAAACAACTGGGTCATCCGAGCATACTGTCACAAG GTTCTTCGACTTTCTGCTGCCACTCAAGATCTTCCCAAGTCTGTTATTTGCAATGTCCATGGTGTAAATCCAAAATTcttaaaaattggagaaaaggTTGACGAGGACAGGAAACTTGGGAACATAGCTTTTTCAAAAGGGGCATATTTCTTGGGGAAAATGGTCTGGGCAAAAGGATACAGAGAACTAATAGATTTGCTGGCAAAGCACAAGCATGACCTTGATGGGTTCAATTTGGATGTGTATGGAAATGGAGAGGACGCCCACGAGGTTCAGAGTGCAGCTAAAAAGTTGGAGTTGAATGTAAACTTTTTGAGAGGGAGGGACCATGCAGATGATTCACTTCATGG GTACAAAGTTTTTATAAACCCGAGTGTCAGTGACGTGCTCTGTACAGCTACGGCCGAGGCGCTTGCCATGGGAAAGTTTGTAGTGTGTGCAGATCATCCATCCAATGACTTCTTCAGGTCTTTCCCCAATTGTTTGACTTACAAGTCATCGGAAGATTTCGTTGCCAAAGTGAAAGAGGCATTGGAAAATGAACCTCGTCCTCTTACTCCTGAGGAAAGATACAACCTCTCGTGGGAGGCTGCTACTCAGAGATTCTTGGAATATTCTGATCTTAACAAAGTCTTGAACAGTGACAAAGAATTAGAATCAAACAACACCGATGGGAAGGTAATCAGGAAGTCAATCTCAACGCCTAGTCTGACAGAAGTCGTCGATGGTGGTCTTGCATTTGCCCATTATTGTCTTACTGGTAACGAACTCCTCC
- the LOC120073882 gene encoding ribosome biogenesis protein NSA2 homolog yields the protein MPQGDYIELHRKRHGYRHDHFERKRKKEAREVHKRSAMAQKALGIKGKMFAKKRYAEKALMKKTLAMHEESSSRRKVDDDVHEGALPAYLLDRENTARAKVLSNTIKQKRKEKAGKWEVPLPKVRPVAEDEMFKVIRTGKRKTKQWKRMVTKATFVGAGFTRKPPKYERFIRPSGLRFTKAHVTHPELKCTFNLEIIGVKKNPNGPMYTSLGVITKGAIIEVNVSELGLVTPAGKVVWGKYAQVTNNPENDGCINAVLLV from the exons ATG CCGCAGGGAGATTACATAGAGCTTCACAGGAAGCGACATGGTTACCGCCATGATCACTTTGAGCGGAAACGCAAGAAGGAGGCCCGTGAAGTGCACAAACGATCTGCTATGGCACAGAAG GCTCTGGGTATTAAGGGCAAGATGTTCGCGAAGAAACGATATGCGGAGAAAGCTCTGATGAAAAaaac ATTGGCTATGCATGAGGAGTCTTCAAGTAGACGCAAGGTTGATGATGATGTTCATGAAGGTGCTCTTCCTGCCTATCTATTGGATCGTGAAAATACAGCTCGGGCAAAA GTTCTTAGCAACACCATTAAGcaaaagaggaaagaaaaagCTGGAAAGTGGGAAGTCCCCCTGCCCAAG GTCAGGCCTGTTGCTGAGGATGAAATGTTTAAAGTGATAAGAACtggtaaaagaaaaa CCAAGCAATGGAAGAGGATGGTCACAAAAGCTACATTTGTTGGGGCAGGTTTTACAAGAAAACCTCCCAAGTACGAGCGGTTTATCCGCCCATCAGGGCTTCGATTTACAAAAGCACATGTAACACATCCTGAACTTAAATGCACTTTCAATCTCGAGATcattggagtgaagaaaaatCCGAATGGGCCAATGTATACATCTCTTGGTGTCATAACCAAGGGAGCTATTATTGAG GTGAATGTGAGTGAACTGGGTTTGGTTACACCAGCAGGGAAAGTAGTATGGG GGAAGTATGCTCAGGTGACCAATAATCCGGAGAATGACGGCTGTATAAATGCTGTTCTGCTTGTCTAA